Proteins encoded in a region of the Elaeis guineensis isolate ETL-2024a chromosome 7, EG11, whole genome shotgun sequence genome:
- the LOC105048446 gene encoding stem-specific protein TSJT1: MLAIFSGAVVRAPEELVQAGNRTPTPKKSANRLFDTFVRKFSSSVAINIDPLARISYTHETESLMKPRSFAVKDDIFCTFEGALENLASLKQQYGLGKHTNEVVLAMEAYRALRDRAPYSTNHMLSHLVGKFAFIIFDRSTSSVFIASDQDGKIPLFLGITADGCLAFSNDAEILRDACGKSLASFPPGCFFSTNTGLRSYEHPKNKVTAEMAAEEEICGATFKIERPNLQATAE; this comes from the exons ATGCTTGCCATCTTCAGTGGTGCGGTCGTAAGGGCTCCCGAAGAGCTCGTCCAAGCCGGCAACCGCACCCCCACACCGAAGAAGTCGGCGAACAGACTTTTCGACACCTTCGTCCGAAAATTCTCTTCTTCTGTTGCCATTAACATCGACCCACTCGCGCGAATTTCCTACACCCATGAAACCGAGTCCTTGATGAAACCAAG GTCGTTTGCTGTGAAGGATGATATCTTTTGCACGTTTGAGGGGGCTTTGGAGAATCTTGCGAGCCTAAAGCAACAATATGGGCTTGGAAAGCATACAAACGAGGTAGTTTTGGCTATGGAGGCATATCGAGCTCTGAGGGACCGAGCTCCTTATTCGACTAACCACATGCTCTCACACCTTGTTGGCAAGTTTGCCTTCATCATCTTCGACAGGTCTACGTCCAGCGTTTTCATAGCATCG GACCAAGATGGGAAGATTCCCTTGTTTTTAGGGATAACGGCTGATGGATGTCTAGCTTTCTCCAACGATGCTGAGATACTTAGAGATGCATGTGGGAAATCATTGGCATCATTTCCTCCAG GGTGCTTTTTCTCGACAAATACCGGTCTTCGAAGCTATGAGCATCCAAAGAACAAGGTCACTGCAGAAATGGCAGCGGAGGAGGAGATTTGTGGTGCAACTTTCAAG ATTGAGAGACCAAACTTGCAAGCAACAGCTGAATAG
- the LOC105048447 gene encoding signal peptidase complex subunit 3A, producing MHSFMHRLNNLVTFAAVLLAVLCAAASFLDAFNSPSVHAHAEVIKINRFRKQLSGNDEASLTLNISMDLRSLFTWNTKQVFIFLAAEYETSKNSLNQISLWDHIVPDKDHAEFQAQVANKYPLIDQGSNLRGKKFELVLHWHVMPRTGRMIQDKMAVSSFYLPEAYT from the exons ATGCATTCGTTCATGCACCGGCTGAACAACTTGGTCACCTTCGCCGCTGTCCTACTCGCGGTGCTGTGCGCCGCCGCCTCCTTCCTCGACGCCTTCAATTCCCCGTCCGTCCATGCCCATGCCGAG GTCATCAAGATTAATCGATTTCGAAAACAGTTGAGTGGAAATGATGAG GCAAGCTTGACCTTGAACATTTCTATGGACTTGCGATCACTGTTTACATGGAACACAAAGCAG GTTTTTATTTTTCTGGCTGCCGAGTATGAAACTTCAAAAAATTCCCTGAATCAG ATTTCGCTGTGGGATCATATAGTCCCTGATAAGGACCACGCAGAGTTTCAAGCACAGGTTGCCAACAAATATCCTCTCATCGATCAG GGAAGCAACCTTCGTGGTAAGAAATTTGAACTTGTCCTCCACTGGCATGTTATGCCCAGGACAGGTAGAATGATTCAAGATAAGATGGCCGTGTCCAGTTTCTATCTACCTGAGGCATATACATAG
- the LOC105048448 gene encoding tetraketide alpha-pyrone reductase 2, with protein sequence MPEYCVTGGTGLIASQLVRALLAKGHTVRATVRDPGDEAKVGFLWSFDGAKERLRLVKADLLVEGSFDEAVDGADGVFHTACPVHAPPGQNIQEALIDPAIRGTANVLKSCSKASSVRRVVLTSTCAAVRYRDDATAVSPLDESHWSDPEYCKRYKMWYAYAKTLAEKEAWQLAKEYGIDLVVVLPSFVVGTFLTPQPTSTLQTLLSIIKGERPTYPNRTGGFVHIDDVVLGHILAMEESRASGRLICSGSVANWTEVMEMLRTKHPSYPIPTKCGDYQGENPHSMDTTKIKDLGMPPFKAIPQMFADFIKNLQEKGFL encoded by the exons ATGCCGGAGTACTGCGTGACCGGGGGGACGGGCTTGATAGCCTCTCAACTCGTTAGAGCACTGCTGGCCAAAGGCCATACCGTCCGCGCCACCGTCAGAGATCCAG GGGATGAGGCCAAGGTTGGCTTCTTATGGAGCTTTGATGGAGCCAAGGAGAGGCTCAGGTTGGTGAAGGCCGATCTGCTGGTTGAAGGAAGCTTCGATGAGGCTGTGGACGGCGCTGATGGGGTCTTCCACACGGCGTGCCCAGTCCATGCTCCCCCTGGCCAAAACATTCAG GAAGCTCTGATTGATCCAGCCATTAGAGGCACAGCAAATGTGCTCAAGTCCTGCTCTAAAGCAAGCTCGGTCCGGCGAGTCGTGCTCACATCCACCTGCGCTGCAGTCAGGTATCGAGACGATGCGACTGCAGTCTCCCCGCTCGATGAATCACACTGGAGTGACCCCGAATACTGCAAAAGATACAAG ATGTGGTATGCTTACGCTAAGACACTGGCTGAGAAAGAGGCATGGCAACTGGCAAAGGAATATGGCATTGATCTTGTGGTTGTGCTCCCATCCTTTGTTGTAGGGACATTCCTCACGCCGCAGCCCACAAGCACTCTCCAAACGCTACTATCCATCATAAAAG GAGAGCGCCCTACTTACCCTAACAGGACTGGGGGATTTGTGCACATTGACGATGTGGTCCTCGGCCACATTTTGGCAATGGAGGAGAGCAGAGCCTCGGGAAGGCTCATTTGTTCGGGTAGCGTAGCTAATTGGACCGAGGTTATGGAGATGCTGAGAACCAAACATCCATCCTATCCAATCCCTACCAA GTGTGGCGATTATCAAGGAGAGAACCCACACAGCATGGATACCACTAAGATCAAGGACCTAGGGATGCCACCTTTCAAAGCTATTCCCCAGATGTTTGCTGACTTCATCAAGAATCTCCAAGAGAAGGGATTTTTGTGA
- the LOC105048449 gene encoding transcription factor MYB8 isoform X1 codes for MRKPCCDKRDTNKGAWSKQEDEKLIDYIRNHGEGSWRSLPKAAGLLRCAKSCRLRWINYLQPNIKRGNFAEDEEDLIVKLHALLGNRWSLIAGRLPGRTDNEIKNYWNSHLRRKLINMGIDPNNHHVSQSLSLHRPQISGSATLSGGPVNHERKKWQQYLISMTDNDRVSDTGSCLPSKKGAASCLEDNAYVLPDLNLDLTMSIPSPSTTFAEWKQESAELEAPSELGNATNQTLLLFR; via the exons ATGAGGAAGCCTTGTTGTGATAAGCGAGACACCAACAAGGGAGCATGGTCGAAGCAGGAGGACGAGAAGCTGATTGACTACATCCGCAACCACGGAGAAGGTTCTTGGAGATCGCTCCCCAAGGCTGCAG GACTACTTCGGTGCGCTAAGAGTTGTAGGCTTCGATGGATTAACTACCTACAGCCTAATATTAAGAGAGGGAACTTTGCAGAAGATGAAGAGGACCTCATCGTTAAGCTCCATGCTCTTCTTGGCAACCG GTGGTCATTGATAGCTGGAAGGCTGCCTGGACGAACAGATAATGAGATAAAGAATTATTGGAACTCTCATCTGAGGAGGAAGCTCATAAATATGGGGATTGATCCCAACAACCACCACGTCAGCCAGAGCCTCTCTCTCCACCGGCCTCAAATCTCAGGGAGTGCAACGTTATCCGGTGGGCCTGTGAACCATGAACGTAAGAAATGGCAGCAGTACTTGATCTCGATGACGGACAATGATCGGGTGTCTGATACTGGGAGCTGCCTACCATCGAAAAAAGGTGCTGCGAGCTGCCTGGAGGATAATGCCTACGTGTTGCCCGACTTGAACCTTGATCTTACCATGTCCATTCCTTCTCCATCTACCACATTTGCGGAGTGGAAGCAAGAGTCTGCAGAGTTGGAGGCACCATCAGAGCTTGGGAATGCAACCAACCAGACGCTTCTCCTCTTTAGATAA
- the LOC105048449 gene encoding transcription factor MYB8 isoform X2 yields the protein MRKPCCDKRDTNKGAWSKQEDEKLIDYIRNHGEGSWRSLPKAAGGLLRCAKSCRLRWINYLQPNIKRGNFAEDEEDLIVKLHALLGNRWSLIAGRLPGRTDNEIKNYWNSHLRRKLINMGIDPNNHHVSQSLSLHRPQISGSATLSGGPVNHERKKWQQYLISMTDNDRVSDTGSCLPSKKGAASCLEDNAYVLPDLNLDLTMSIPSPSTTFAEWKQESAELEAPSELGNATNQTLLLFR from the exons ATGAGGAAGCCTTGTTGTGATAAGCGAGACACCAACAAGGGAGCATGGTCGAAGCAGGAGGACGAGAAGCTGATTGACTACATCCGCAACCACGGAGAAGGTTCTTGGAGATCGCTCCCCAAGGCTGCAGGTG GACTACTTCGGTGCGCTAAGAGTTGTAGGCTTCGATGGATTAACTACCTACAGCCTAATATTAAGAGAGGGAACTTTGCAGAAGATGAAGAGGACCTCATCGTTAAGCTCCATGCTCTTCTTGGCAACCG GTGGTCATTGATAGCTGGAAGGCTGCCTGGACGAACAGATAATGAGATAAAGAATTATTGGAACTCTCATCTGAGGAGGAAGCTCATAAATATGGGGATTGATCCCAACAACCACCACGTCAGCCAGAGCCTCTCTCTCCACCGGCCTCAAATCTCAGGGAGTGCAACGTTATCCGGTGGGCCTGTGAACCATGAACGTAAGAAATGGCAGCAGTACTTGATCTCGATGACGGACAATGATCGGGTGTCTGATACTGGGAGCTGCCTACCATCGAAAAAAGGTGCTGCGAGCTGCCTGGAGGATAATGCCTACGTGTTGCCCGACTTGAACCTTGATCTTACCATGTCCATTCCTTCTCCATCTACCACATTTGCGGAGTGGAAGCAAGAGTCTGCAGAGTTGGAGGCACCATCAGAGCTTGGGAATGCAACCAACCAGACGCTTCTCCTCTTTAGATAA